GGactagctctgaatccacgagaACCAGCACTGGAGAAACAGTACTACACGCTTgtgtcagtggtggaaaaagtacccaattgtcatacttgagtaaaagtaaagataccttaatagaaaatgactcaagtgagtcacccagtaaaatactacttgagtaaaagtctaaaagtatttggttttcgatatacttaagtatcaaaagttaaagtataaatcatttcacattccttatattaagcaaaccagacggaacCATTTTATTGTTTTAAGAATAGCCCGtggcacacttcaacactcagacataatttacaaacgaagcatttgtgtttagtgagtcggtcagatcagaggcagtagggatgaccagggatgttctcttgaagtGTATGAATTGTACCATttacctgtcctgctaagcatttgaaatgcaacaagtacttttgggtgtcagggaaaaatgtatggagtaaaaagtacatcattattttctttaggaatgtagtgaagtaaaagttgtcaaatataaatagtaaagtacagataccccccaaaaacgaCAACCTGTTgcggatagggggcagtattttcatggccggataaaaaaacgtacccgatttaatctggttattactcctgcccagaaactagaatatgcatataattagaggatttggattgaaaacaccctaaagtttctaaaactgtttgaatggtgtctgtgagtataacagaactcatatggcaggccaaaacctgagaagattctatacaggaagtgccctctctgaccatttcttggccttctagcctctttatcgaaaacagaggatctctgctgtaacgtgacattttctaaggctctcagaaggcgccagaacggggaatgatgactctgcagtccctgggcgaaaaacagtagggcatttggaaagtggtcgatctgagaacaatgacacgggcgcgcgcgtgcatgtgaagagtccattttacattttcagtgtttggatgaaaacaaggtctcccggtcggaatattatctctattttacgagaaaaatcacataaaaattgattttaaacagcgtttgacatgctttgaagtacggtaatggaatatttcgaatttttttgtcacgatacgcgccggcgcgtcacccttcggatagtgtcttgaacgcaagaacaaacgcagctatttggatataactatggattatttggaaccaaaacaacatcgggtgttgaagtagaagtcctgggagtgcattccgacgaagaacagcaaaggtaatccaatttttcttatagtaaatctgagtttggtgagtgccaaacttggtcagtgtcaaaatagctagccatgatggccgggctatctactcagaatattgcaaaatgtgctttcaccgaaaagctatttaaaaaatcggacaccgcgattgcataaaggagttctgtatctataattcttacaataattgttatgttttttatgaacgtttatcgtgagtaatttagtaaattcaccggaagtttcggtgggtatgctagttctgaacgtcacatgctaatgtaaaaagctggtttttgatataaatatgaacttgattgaacaaaacatgcatgtattgtataacataatgtcctaggagtgtcatctgatgaagatcatcaaaggttagtgctgcatttagctgtggtttgggtttttgtgacattatatgctagcttgaaaaatgggtgtctgattatttctggctgggtactctgacataatctaatgttttgctttcgttgtaaagcctttttgaaatcggacaatgtggttagataaaggagagtcttgtctttaaaatggtgcaaatggatttttgaggagtttgtaattcgcgccacgctctaccattggatattggtgaggcgttccgctagaggaacatctagatgtaagaggtttttaagtagtactttaaagtatttttacttaagtacttcacaCCCCTGACTGGTGTCGACATCATCCTACAGAAAGGTGTAGAGTACTGTAATGGAATGGAAACTAATCAGCAGCAGAATGAAAACAGCCAGACTCACAGGACAACCTACCTAACTAACAATAATTCAGTTATGCTCCCACAAACTATACTCTTAGGGACTCATGAAGTTGATCTGGTTGCCTCTCTCCTAGTTGTGTACTGTATGCTGATAGAATCTATGCTACCAGCTACCAGCATGTCTATAAACATGGTATCGCTAATAGATGAGGGTTAAATGGGAGAACAGTGgcaagtgttactgagtggaccgTCCTGGCTAAGTAAATGTAGTAAGAAGTGGTAGTTGCATCACTTGGGGTCCACTCCAAGGAGATACTAGAAGTTGGAAGAGACTGGGCGACATGGCAATTTTCATTTAGTGTCTTTGACTGATCAGTCCTTGAGTAAACAATCTAAACCTTGGAAGAGTCATGCAAGGATGAGGAACCTGTTTTTATGATCTGAGAATGTTTTACATCTTATCTGGTTCACAGTCGCCTATCTAATCTACAATCTGTCAGATAAAACCATTAATTATTTACTTGAGAAGGGACAAACACTTTTTTTTCCTGTGGTTAACTTCCTCCTCGTAATATGGTTAAATATTTGTAATGACCAGTGAGGAGTCCAATGGCTGCTCAGGGGGTGGGGACACAGGCCAAAAACACTCACTTGTATCCTTACAAATATCTGCATTAGGTCAGATCGGATGCCAAGTTGATGAGAAACATCTAGTTAATGTTTAGTTTATGGTTCTGAAGAAGAATTATTATTTTGGCATACTCCTTTTCCATAGAACCCGATGTTAATGTTTTACCAGGCATGTTTATAAATATCCAACAGGAATGACAAGTTACAAACACCTTCATTTGTTGCTTTATTAAGAGATGGAGGCTGTCTGTGttctgctgctgttactgttctgCTGCAATCTGTCTGGTGCGGAAGTTGAGAGCAGTAATAAGGGAAACGTCACAAACGAAAGCTCTCAACACTTTGACGACAAAGTAGGAAACGACTGGATGAAAGAGCTGATGGAGAGTCTCGGTGAAGCGGCAGGCACCACCGGCTCCCAATCGGACGTCTACACTGTGCTGAGAGAACTTATTGCCAAAGTGGAAAATCTGGAAAAGGCAGGTAatggtgagtgagtgactgagcaCGATATGGTGTTCTTGCTACATTTTGTAATATTGTGAATTTCACGAATGGCCGGTACTTCTAAAGCCAAAGTTAATTTCAGTCAgttttggtgtttgtgtgtgtgtgttcttgaaaTAATTTACACTTGTTTCCTCACAGAGAGACCTAAGGTGGCTTTCTCAGCATCACTCTTCCCATCATCTCAACACAGAGGGCCCTTTAATATTGACACCACCCTGATATTCACAAATGTTATCACAAACATTGGCCAAGCTTACAACTCTGGAACAGGTAGTTTATTTTACAGCATAATTACTGTTtctaatttaatttattttgaatTGTAATATGAGCTCTGAGGGCTTTGATTGTCCGTGACTTTTATATACCTTCGGACATCAAACATGCAAGTCAACTATTCTGTATAAATTGAACCAAAAGGAATTCATGTTTATCACGAGTATGATGTTGAAATGAATGCATCTATTGCATGCATCTCCTCTCTCTGCACTGCAGGTGTCTTTGCTGCACCGGTGAGAGGGGTCTACTACTTCACGTTCACTTGCAATTCTGGGACTACAGGAAAAGTGAATGCGGCACTGTTGAAGAATGGCCAAAATATGGCTGTCGTGATTGAAAAGGGTAATGTTGACAGCATGGGGTCAAATAGTGTAATACTGCAGTTAAATGAAGGTGATCATGTTAACATTATCCTCTGGCGTGGCAACAGCATCTATGACAATGGATACAGGAGCACATTCACTGGTGTCCTGCTCTTTCCAATGTGAGGAGAGCATACCATTTGCTTGTTGTATCTATAATGATTGTAAAGTTTTGTAGGAATGTATGTACAATAATCAAACCGTGATGTTCGTCATCCTTCAGGAAATACTGCAGGTGCATTTCTCCAACGTTTATGCAAACAGGATTCTGAAGGTTTTACAAATGTATGATTTATAAAGATGCTTAATCACCAATACAGTAACTGGTTTATCAGATGTCACAGATGCATAGGAATCCCCCCACTAACATATCCAGCACTAACTACAGTTTGCCTGAGCACACTGTACTAGAGCATATGTGTAAGGACCGACGCAAgcgatgagaagcaggtacggggagtcaacactcaatcaggaacaaacaggtaacaggacagcgtcagcacacggttAAACATGGACATATGACAATCAATgcagaagcagggaacagagcggggaaccagacagatatagggaaggtaatgacagaAGTGATTGAGTCTAGGTGAGTCCAgtaatcgctgatgcgcgtgacgtggggaaggcaggtgtgagtaatgatgatggcaggagtgtgaagtgctggggagcctggcgctcgggggaagagcgggagcaggcgtgacaatatGTTTAGTtgattttttaaacttttttttttactgcttttgTAACCAAGGAGCCTCAGAAACTGAATGTACCATGCATACTGCAGCCTCACAGAAAACAGTTTTGTTCACATaacctgatttaaaaaaatgcttTTTGTTCTGTTCTGGAAAATAAAGCAAATATAAGGATCCAACCTACCCATGTCTCAAGAATGTTGTTTTATTTGTTTAATCATTGGTTATAGAGAAACACGTGTATTTCttgtgtaaccctctcaccaggctcgaatATGACTCAGTTtctcagcagcatgggatgttaggtgagaaggacatctccaataagaattcctattgtaaactatctaggattatgacaatagggtattaacttcagatgaaatgattataggtttctgttattgaatcaggataaaccatcACATGCATTACATTAAATTGAAACAAttaatgactccaccaaggcaatatacataacgttccatatgtgtattaaaacattttcaaacacaaatacattttcaaacacaacatcaaaataaataatccccaatgagtcgtgcacaacccgtGTCCAAATTATTTCAAGTTTGCTTAAATAAACCGTTGGCGCACGTTGgagctataaaaaaaaaaatgacgacACCCAAAAATATCCTGAAGCACCTCACGTTGTGGTTACTCACTccttggtagatattccctcagcgaagtatggcagttccatgcaggtttcctcacaaagtccaaggcaagcacagctacccatgcagacagtactccttagccgtaaccgatatccccatgggAACACAaactcgttaagcttcccaagcaattatctcccggtgtcacacgatgctaggctaacctcaaggctggcaaatacctccacgacgagacggtagcttcagtctttactaagttttaacaaaattataacaactcttttataaaataaaacatgtatttcccttcatgtcttagtaagTATGGGTTTTGTAATAGTTCTGTcgtcttttataatttttctttacCAACCGTCCtaaggtaaaacgtccatcctttcatcaacgtctttttccctctcttttttcccaggcctcccgttaagcaggtcaactcccattggccacaacttaacaagcgaccttattggtcaaaacttaaacttcaaagtaaaacaaactattcatttatacattaaataaatatttcttcaaaaagcataatgcattaacaacattacagtttaggagcaattcaatcatcttttaaatatataaccaattaattataacaaataaactcaatacctggttcaaacaagggtattacacttGTTATCATCAACATCTGCTATTTCAAGGTTATGTCAGTTGGCCATACGGGTATTATGTTTAGATTTTTTCTTCCTTTACTACTATAGATACATTTTATAGAAATATTGTGGGACGCTCTAATCAAAATATACATTTGTCTTCGCTGTTCTATTACGGTAAAAAGCGAAGGATCGGTTTGATGTAATTTGTTGACGCACAGAGTTGAGTGAACTTTGCTgatactagggttgcaaaattcaggTAATTTTGACAAAATTCCCAGGTGGTCCAGAAATCCCGGTTGGAGGAGttccggatttcctgcttattccctcctgattccaggaatcttccagCCAGGATTTCtgcaaaagctgtttttttttttttaagttcccAGAATTGTGCAACCCTGGTTACATTTTAAATAAACCAATCCATATATATCTAACTCAACATATGAGGAGCAGTCAGACATCTCAGCAAACCTTTCTCACCCGGTTCATTGAAAGCCCTGCGATGGAGTCTGTtttggctgtggtggtgttgctTTGCTGTTGTGTGGTTGAGACTCAGATGGCGAGTGAGCCAATCTCACCAACACCTGGGCCAAACCAGGTTCCCATCTCAACATCTTTCTCAGCTGTCCCGTCCGAGGTTGACAGGCTGCTGAGGGAACTGACAGCCAGAGTGGAGAAACTGGAGAGCGAGTGTAACGGTAATGTTGGCCATTTCTTATCATTGTCCCTAGACTTAGTTTCTTTATGTGTGTCGGTATTCCTACGGGTGTGcaggaacgtgtgtgtgtgtgtgtgtgtgtgtgtgtgtgtgtgtgtgtgtgtgtgtgtgtgtgtgtgtgtgtgtgtgtgtgtgtgtgtgtgtgtgtgtacgcatgcaTGATCAGTGGAAGTGTGTGTTCATGCTCTGTCATTatttcacagcatcattggaaAGAAGTGCAAAAGTTCAGGCTGTCAAGCTATCTGGCTTCAAACGTATGATGTGTAGTAATCTGAACATAATGTCTTTCTACAGGCAAACCAAAAGTGGCCTTCTCCACTTCACTTATGGTCAATGATGAACATTATCACTTAGGACCTTTCGACGAGAACACCACCGTGGTGTATAAAAAGGTCATTACGAACATCGGTGAAGCATATAACCCAGATACAGGTATTTACCCAATAGATTCGTCTCTCAACATTATATTAAAGGTGCAATCTGTAATTTCATTTAGTGTCAAGCGCTGCCCTGCACTTATAAACTGAGGGGATGGGACTTAGCGGATCAAACAGTTTGTTTAATATTTCGGTTCTTGGATGAAAGTGTTTGTAGTACTTTGAGTTGCCACTGGCAATGATGAAAGATACAGATTGCACCTTTATGTATGTTActgaggtgtctttatgtccttgTTCTGTTGTGTCATAATCACACAAAGTTGTTTTTGTCCACCTTGCTTTCCTACCTGATGCAAGTGTCTTTACTGCACCTGTGGGAGGGGCCTACTACTTCACATTCACTTGCAATGTTGGGAATTCAGGGAAGGCGAATGCAGCGTTGCTTAAGAACGGTGTGAAAATGATTGCCGTCTATGAAACTGCAAACCCAAAATCCGGAATTTACCACAGCGGGGCCAATGGAGTCACACTAGACCTAGTGGAAGGAGACAAAATCAATGTGGTTCTCTGGAGTGGCAGTAGCATTTTTGACAACAGCAGAATTAGCATGTTTTACCTTCTATTTCCTATCAATACTAAGTAATAGTAAAAGGCTGATATTTACATGGCAATGCTTATTTCAACATTTCATTAAAGGAATAATCCACTCAAAAGCTATCTTctggtattttttttaattagtccactgttgatacagtcccaaaatgttttgcgcTGCTGGTATGAACTGGTAAAACTAACATAGCAGTAGTTGTTGGGCTTGACGCGCCGGGGATGCTTGTACACAACCCAAAGCCTGTCAGGCCTCACATGGCATGAGACTGTAATCCATCACCAGGAAGACAAAAGGTCAGGGGAGAGGACTAACAAATCATCTCCAAAATCTCCCGAAAACAGAAAGCAGAAAGGTTGGACTGTTGGGCATGGGGCTAAAAACCCAAAACCGCAAAAACTTTGTGTTACAGAACCCGCAACAAATTACAATTCTACAATTGGATGTGAAGATCTCCCAGAGTCCCAGACTTGTATGAGCACCATCAGTGAAAGCCTACGGGAAACTAGTGACTGACTTATGGGAGCACTGAACACCAAAAACAAACTGCACTTTGGCTTTTGTAATTTTTGAACAATGTTTGAGTCCAGAAAGCTGGCACAGGTTTCCAACAAAATGAGGAGATACAAGCTACAGATCCTGGGGGTAAGTGAAGTCAGGTGGACTAGCTCTGAATCTACAAGAACTAGCACTTGAGAAACAGTACTACATGCTGGAAAGGAGGACGGACAACATTGTGACGGTGTCGACATCATCCTACAGAAAGGTGTAGAGAACTCTAATGGAATGGAAACTAATCAGCAGCAGAATGATAACAGCCAGACTCAATGGACAACCAACCAAACTAACAATAATTCAGTGTTATGCTCCCACAAACGATGCCAAAGATGAAGAAAAATACCTGTTCTTTAACACCTTCCAATCTGAAGTAGAGAAAACACCTATTAAAGACCTGATCCTCTTCATTGGTGACCTGAATGCAAAGGTTGGCACCGACAACACTAACTACGAGAGAGCAATGGGGAGCACGGCTGTGGAGAGATGAATGATAACAGTGACAGACTGGAAACATTCTGCGTCACAAATAACCTGGTGATAGGTGGCAGCTAGTTTCCCCACAAGAATATCCACAAGCTGACATGGTACTCTCCTAATGGAAGAGGCAAACCAGATTGACCACCTGGTGATCAACGGCAA
The window above is part of the Salmo salar chromosome ssa15, Ssal_v3.1, whole genome shotgun sequence genome. Proteins encoded here:
- the LOC106571149 gene encoding complement C1q-like protein 2 isoform X1, giving the protein MEAVCVLLLLLFCCNLSGAEVESSNKGNVTNESSQHFDDKVGNDWMKELMESLGEAAGTTGSQSDVYTVLRELIAKVENLEKAGNERPKVAFSASLFPSSQHRGPFNIDTTLIFTNVITNIGQAYNSGTGVFAAPVRGVYYFTFTCNSGTTGKVNAALLKNGQNMAVVIEKGNVDSMGSNSVILQLNEGDHVNIILWRGNSIYDNGYRSTFTGVLLFPM
- the LOC106571149 gene encoding complement C1q-like protein 2 isoform X2 — protein: MEAVCVLLLLLFCCNLSGAEVESSNKGNVTNESSQHFDDKVGNDWMKELMESLGEAAGTTGSQSDVYTVLRELIAKVENLEKAERPKVAFSASLFPSSQHRGPFNIDTTLIFTNVITNIGQAYNSGTGVFAAPVRGVYYFTFTCNSGTTGKVNAALLKNGQNMAVVIEKGNVDSMGSNSVILQLNEGDHVNIILWRGNSIYDNGYRSTFTGVLLFPM
- the LOC106571136 gene encoding cerebellin-2-like — encoded protein: MRSSQTSQQTFLTRFIESPAMESVLAVVVLLCCCVVETQMASEPISPTPGPNQVPISTSFSAVPSEVDRLLRELTARVEKLESECNGKPKVAFSTSLMVNDEHYHLGPFDENTTVVYKKVITNIGEAYNPDTGVFTAPVGGAYYFTFTCNVGNSGKANAALLKNGVKMIAVYETANPKSGIYHSGANGVTLDLVEGDKINVVLWSGSSIFDNSRISMFYLLFPINTK